The following is a genomic window from Planctomicrobium piriforme.
AACATTTTCATGTTCTGCGAACCCCTGGCCGGCTGGCGGGACGTGGGGGTTCGGGAGCGGAAGACCAAGCTCGACTGGGCCGAGGAAGTTGCTCGGCTGCTGGAAGGCCGGTACGCGGATTGTGAAAAGGTGCTGCTGGTGTGCGACAATCTGAATACGCACACTCGCGGGGCGTTTTACGAACGCTTTCCGGCACAGCGAGCCCGGGATCTGGTGCGGCGGATCGAGTTCCACTACACCCCCAAACACGGCAGCTGGTTGAACATCGCTGAGAATGAACTGAGTTCGCTCACCCGACAATGCGTGTCGGGCCGCCGCTTCGGCGACGTCGCCACGCTGCAGTCGGAAACCGCGGCCTGGTCGACGCACGTCAACGACACACAGCGCGGCGTCGACTGGCAACTGAGACTCGACGACGCACGCATCAAACTCAAATCCATCTACCCTAAAATCATCGATTGACGATGCA
Proteins encoded in this region:
- a CDS encoding IS630 family transposase, with translation MTSRKIEYWVIPPEADGEFAAAMEDVLEVYARPYDPGVPVLCMDEQPVQLLKETRLPLPATARHPRRVDYEYERAGTANIFMFCEPLAGWRDVGVRERKTKLDWAEEVARLLEGRYADCEKVLLVCDNLNTHTRGAFYERFPAQRARDLVRRIEFHYTPKHGSWLNIAENELSSLTRQCVSGRRFGDVATLQSETAAWSTHVNDTQRGVDWQLRLDDARIKLKSIYPKIID